In Ascaphus truei isolate aAscTru1 chromosome 7, aAscTru1.hap1, whole genome shotgun sequence, one genomic interval encodes:
- the LOC142499411 gene encoding NTPase KAP family P-loop domain-containing protein 1-like — MVCPGFQTNDDVYCFSLAKALYYVLTPVTVGFYAPWGRCKDILLNKVETYLCAETWKKEQEEFQKTGQRTRRSSGKDLLTLLFLMVFHHPVITEKHKERKNIRYIFIRFSAWEYTGSDQLWAGLVTTLCDGIESYFGLMPMSVYRVVGRKTKIIEYPLKQEWVSKKFLCIPLWLATIAVILVGIGVGALIFIFGFPIGDVSGDMLVAVEGMGAAVVGISAAGIIRVVILVLRNTIITQKGKVEQKMNRMDMSSQLGFMSDIKKEVKIITRYVQLMEVFQRQKIRVVLEITNLDKCMPDKVVGVLNAMNILLSDPKAPFISILAVDPSIIVDCVESSRLLKGMANNGYQFLNRIITLPFSMPKMDCDTKLFLLRHIIEGKEELAGDMEEGDMTLNHEKLPNDRDSTLVRYRASSCNEYGDSDIPLMVSSPEWPGRPNNLRFEKGPRTKALIEEAFSYLFDDSMKEYITDNVVHLRRVVNTIAITIRLMIRKVPRDQISPQNVTKWVLLATQWPCRLSWVLQCIEDEQQRRCLEEWDSESRGSPYAKALLWDIFEKSLEELDAIKTNLKRLLELDGDPELFHKLLRNSFTVSDANSFLPFTVNLDYSLKRQMELLRGSNNLWEAKKTNRLTMLSLLNMSVAEVCKEMSKLGFKEENLQGYREKLWEHNLNGRTLVYSDNNEIKEALGMGLGDWTLFSVYFLGVLPPHPAAPVFGRQDALNVSAGSRENILQQSKLSLNISKENLQ, encoded by the exons GTTTTCAGACCAACGATGATGTATACTGCTTTTCTCTGGCCAAAGCTCTGTACTACGTTCTCACTCCTGTGACAGTTGGGTTCTATGCCCCGTGGGGCCGTTGTAAAGACATCCTCCTTAACAAGGTTGAGA CGTACTTGTGCGCAGAAACATGGAAGAAGGAGCAGGAGGAATTCCAGAAGACGGGGCAAAGAACGAGAAGAAGCTCTGGAAAGGACCTCCTTACCCTCCTCTTCCTTATGGTTTTCCACCACCCTGTCATCACAGAGAAGCATAAAGAGAGGAAAAACATCCGTTATATCTTTATACGATTCAGCGCATGGGAATATACTGGGAGTGACCAGCTTTGGGCTGGACTGGTCACTACTCTTTGTGATGGTATCGAGAGCTACTTCGGGCTGATGCCCATGAGCGTCTACCGAGTGGTGGGCAGGAAAACCAAAATTATAGAATATCCTCTCAAACAGGAATGGGTCAGTAAGAAGTTCTTATGCATCCCCTTGTGGCTTGCTACCATAGCAGTAATTTTGGTGGGAATCGGTGTTGGTGCCTTGATTTTTATCTTTGGTTTCCCGATTGGTGATGTCTCTGGAGATATGTTGGTGGCCGTGGAAGGCATGGGAGCGGCGGTAGTCGGTATCTCCGCAGCCGGAATAATCAGAGTAGTCATCTTGGTGCTTAGGAACACAATTATCACCCAGAAGGGAAAGGTGGAGCAGAAGATGAACAGGATGGACATGAGCTCACAACTTGGCTTCATGAGCGATATCAAGAAGGAGGTCAAGATCATCACCCGTTACGTCCAACTCATGGAGGTCTTTCAACGGCAGAAGATACGAGTGGTGTTGGAGATCACCAACTTGGACAAGTGCATGCCAGATAAGGTGGTGGGTGTCTTGAATGCCATGAACATCCTTCTCTCCGACCCcaaagctccattcatttcaatccTGGCCGTGGATCCCAGCATCATTGTGGACTGTGTGGAGAGCTCCCGGCTCCTGAAGGGCATGGCTAATAATGGATACCAATTCCTAAACAGGATCATCACCCTGCCCTTCTCCATGCCCAAAATGGACTGTGACACCAAGCTCTTCTTGCTGAGACACATTATCGAGGGCAAAGAGGAGCTGGCCGGAGATATGGAGGAAGGAGACATGACATTAAATCATGAGAAGTTGCCCAATGACAGAGACTCCACCCTGGTTCGATACCGTGCTTCCAGCTGCAACGAATATGGTGACAGTGACATTCCTCTGATGGTCTCAAGTCCTGAGTGGCCAGGTCGACCCAACAACTTGCGATTCGAAAAAGGTCCCAGGACCAAAGCCTTAATCGAGGAAGCCTTCAGCTACCTCTTTGATGACAGCATGAAGGAATACATCACTGACAACGTTGTCCACCTCAGAAGGGTGGTGAATACCATTGCCATCACCATCAGGTTGATGATCAGAAAGGTGCCAAGGGACCAGATAAGCCCTCAGAATGTGACAAAGTGGGTTCTCCTTGCCACCCAATGGCCCTGCCGCCTCAGCTGGGTCCTGCAGTGTATTGAAGATGAGCAGCAGAGAAGGTGTCTGGAGGAATGGGACTCTGAAAGCAGAGGATCACCCTATGCCAAAGCCTTGCTATGGGATATCTTTGAGAAGTCTTTGGAGGAGCTGGATGCCATCAAGACAAACCTCAAGCGCCTTCTGGAGCTAGATGGGGACCCCGAGCTGTTTCACAAGCTGCTACGCAACAGCTTTACAGTGAGCGACGCCAACTCCTTTCTGCCATTCACTGTAAACCTAGACTATTCCTTGAAGAGGCAGATGGAGCTTCTACGGGGTAGTAATAACCTATGGGAAGCCAAGAAGACAAACAGATTGACCATGCTCTCACTGCTAAACATGAGTGTGGCGGAGGTGTGCAAAGAG ATGAGCAAACTTGGTTTCAAAGAGGAGAACCTCCAAGGCTATCGGGAGAAATTGTGGGAGCACAATCTGAATGGCAGAACCCTAGTTTACAGCGATAACAATGAGATTAAAGAGGCCCTGGGTATGGGTCTAGGAGACTGGACACTCTTCAGTGTTTACTTTTTAGGGGTTCTTCCACCACATCCTGCTGCCCCAGTGTTTGGCAGGCAAGATGCCCTCAACGTCAGTGCTGGGTCCAGAGAGAATATCCTACAACAGAGCAAGCTGTCTCTGAACATCTCCAAAGAGAATCTCCAGTAG